In the Mya arenaria isolate MELC-2E11 chromosome 11, ASM2691426v1 genome, one interval contains:
- the LOC128209546 gene encoding sulfotransferase 1 family member D1-like, which yields MTTVTEVDAGGASMTITLVDGDYHMPPFDPNPKDTEKRVKAVPEFKCRPDDVFLFSAIKSGTHWVWEIVSMLYNGRAETIQKSKVTGMLEFPSDKEAEPSPRILNSHLKPKYLPKAVFQEKRKAVLVLRNPKDVVVSYFFHAKGNAILNYEGTFENFLKMSMEGRVEYNGMLGFVEYVRDWDKILKEKKYPIHVVFYEDLQENGLVEIKKLAKFLEVKASDELLKAVFDKCRFEIMKLDKKDLQAVPLKKDFSLFRKGKIGDWNNTFTDAQKKMYEAFLAEKLDDCTLKFRYEYKK from the exons ATGACAACGGTAACGGAAGTAGATGCGGGTGGTGCGAGCATGACCATAACTCTGGTGGACGGGGATTACCACATGCCTCCATTTGATCCCAACCCCAAGGACACGGAAAAAAGGGTGAAGGCAGTTCCAGAATTCAAGTGCCGCCCAGATGACGTCTTCTTGTTCAGTGCCATTAAATCAG GCACCCACTGGGTCTGGGAGATTGTGTCAATGTTGTACAACGGCCGAGCAGAGACGATTCAGAAGAGTAAG GTGACGGGCATGCTGGAGTTCCCTTCAGACAAGGAGGCAGAGCCGTCCCCACGCATCCTTAATTCGCATCTAAAGCCGAAGTACCTGCCTAAAGCGGTCTTCCAGGAGAAAAGAAAAGCAGTGCTGGTTCTCAGAAATCCAAAGGACGTTGTCGTGTCGTACTTTTTCCACGCTAAAGGAAATGCCATTTTGAACTACGAAGGCACATTTGAGAATTTCCTAAAAATGTCAATGGAAGGAAGAG tCGAGTATAACGGTATGCTAGGCTTTGTTGAGTATGTACGTGATTGGGACAAGATCCTGAAAGAGAAAAAGTATCCCATACACGTAGTCTTCTATGAGGATCTTCAGGAG AATGGTTTAGTTGAGATAAAGAAACTAGCCAAATTCCTGGAAGTAAAGGCTTCGGACGAACTGTTGAAAGCTGTCTTTGATAAATGTCGTTTTGAGATCATGAAGCTCGACAAGAAGGATCTACAGGCTGTTCCTCTCAAAAAGGATTTCTCTTTGTTTCGGAAAG GCAAGATTGGCGACTGGAATAACACTTTCACCGATGCTCAGAAAAAGATGTATGAAGCGTTCCTAGCCGAGAAACTGGATGACTGTACACTGAAGTTTCGCTATGAATACAAGAAATAA